Proteins encoded in a region of the Drosophila busckii strain San Diego stock center, stock number 13000-0081.31 chromosome 2L, ASM1175060v1, whole genome shotgun sequence genome:
- the LOC108608549 gene encoding presequence protease, mitochondrial — translation MIRRLSCYKTVVRPIPILTSQFVRRNSKLIVDNDEIAAEVTTPYILPDRSYKYKEGKVYNEFLCERVEYISDFELMSCTMRHLGTGTKLWYIDRNDTNNVFSINFRTPPFDSTGLPHILEHLALCGSKKFPVRDPFFKMLNRSVATNMNALTAVDFTVYPFSSRNEVDFRNIQQIYLDAVFSPNLYYLDFLQEGWRFEHSDINDPRSEIMLKGIVYNEMKGIFSENTRIFKRSMIKNLLPSYAYSYVAGGDPLEIPKATYGNLIKFHRKYYHPSNARIFCYGSFDLAKTLELLDKDYLSKYNVIDNSYSRSPSEPRWSQPRYAHTIGRLDNMGASADKQNQIAIGLLMCDTTDVQECFELKVLTEILIRGPNSPFYKSLIEPNFSGGYNKNTGFFSLCRDSYFILGLHDLSVENFSRFNDLYSQTILKVVESGFTPQHIESVLNKIELSLKHQSPEFGNSILFSSMTLWNHDGNVVDNLRVSDMIGRLRTRLKDDENYLQKKVEKYFIKNNHKLTLTMAPDEMYENNFKQAEDNIIKATLNTFDSAKLGVIYQNGLKLKEWQIAPYNPNDLPCVSIGDVKNPLSYPKVDIKTIEGVPTYLCGVSTNGITYIKCFFNISGLSQDDVMFVPLFCKVLNKFDTSNRNFRELDELILTKTAGINFKLFFVENVRDAKSYRIGIMMTTHTLDKNVPDMFELCQELLLNFKLEDMGRLKMFVENYISTVSKNISVKGHLHAMLGSAALVTSASKLKSLLTGIDHISFMKAYIEENSTENILNRFQNIGTRAFSKSNLQVAINASEAQHPAAVQCLERFLNSLPASEQVITDQAVDFLNPVSSTHHYHMSIPLSYCAKSFFAVPYLHEDHPILRVLAKFISSKYLLPVVREQNGAYGAAPTLDLNE, via the exons ATGATAAGGCGATTATCATGTTACAAGACGGTCGTGCGACCAATACCGATTCTAACCAGCCAATTTGTGAGGCGAAATTCCAAATTAATAGTTGATAACGATGAGATTGCGGCCGAAGTAACAACACCGTACATATTGCCAGATCGTAGCTATAAATACAAAGAAGGAAAAGTTTACAATGAATTCCTATGTGAACGCGTCGAGTACATTTCCGACTTTGAACTCATGTCCTGCACCATGCGACACTTGGGCACTGGAACAAAGTTATGGTATATTGATCGGAACGACACCAATAAcgtattttcaataaattttcgtACGCCACCATTCGATTCTACTGGCTTGCCGCATATTTTGGAGCATCTGGCTTTGTGTGGATCGAAGAAGTTCCCTGTCCGTGATCCATTTTTCAAGATGCTTAATAGATCTGTGGCAACAAATATGAATGCGCTGACTGCAGTTGATTTTACGGTGTATCCGTTTTCGAGCAGAAATGAAGTTGATTTTAGAAACATTCAGCAAATATATTTGGACGCCGTTTTCAG CCCGAATTTATACTATCTAGACTTTCTTCAAGAGGGCTGGCGCTTTGAGCACAGTGATATAAATGATCCGAGGTCTGAAATTATGTTAAAGGGTATAGTTTATAACGAAATGAAAGGAATATTTTCTGAAAATACCCGAATTTTTAAGAGAAGCATGATTAAGAATCTTTTGCCTAGTTACGCGTACAGTTATGTTGCCGGAGGGGATCCATTGGAGATACCAAAAGCAACGTAtggtaatttaattaaattccacCGCAAATATTATCATCCCAGCAACGCACGCATCTTTTGTTACGGATCTTTTGATCTAGCAAAAACACTAGAGCTACTCGACAAGGACTATTTATCGAAATACAATGTTATTGATAATTCATACAGCCGCTCACCATCAGAGCCCCGATGGTCTCAGCCACGTTATGCCCACACTATTGGTCGCCTTGATAACATGGGTGCTTCTGCCGACAAACAGAATCAAATTGCTATTGGATTGCTCATGTGCGATACGACTGATGTTCAGGAATGCTTTGAATTAAAAGTGCTTACAGAGATTTTAATTCGAGGTCCCAATTCGCCTTTTTATAAATCTTTAATAGAGCCTAATTTCTCTGGCGGCTACAATAAGAACACTGGGTTTTTCTCACTGTGCAGGGATTCGTATTTTATATTGGGCTTACATGACTTAAGCGTGGAAAACTTTAGCAGGTTTAACGATCTATATAGTCAAACCATTTTAAAAGTTGTAGAAAGTGGATTTACGCCGCAACATATTGAAagtgttttaaacaaaatagaatTGTCTCTTAAGCATCAAAGCCCAGAATTTGGAAATTCGATATTGTTCAGTTCAATGACTCTCTGGAACCATGATGGTAATGTAGTTGACAATTTGCGAGTCTCAGATATGATTGGCAGACTCCGAACACGTCTAAAAGATGATGAGAACTATTTGCAGAAGAAAGTCGAAAAGTacttcataaaaaataatcataagCTTACTTTAACTATGGCGCCTGACGAAATGTACGagaataattttaagcaagctgaggataatataattaaagccACGCTGAATACATTCGACTCAGCTAAGTTGGGCGTAATATATCAGAATGGCCTTAAACTAAAAGAATGGCAAATTGCACCTTACAATCCAAACGATTTACCTTGTGTTTCTATTGGCGATGTTAAAAACCCACTTAGCTACCCAAAGGTAGATATCAAAACAATTGAAGGTGTTCCCACTTATCTCTGCGGTGTATCTACTAATGGAATAACCTATATTAAGTGTTTTTTCAATATATCAGGACTAAGCCAAGACGACGTCATGTTTGTTCCACTATTCTGTAAGGTTCTAAATAAATTCGATACATCAAATCGAAATTTCAGGGAACTAGACGAATTGATTTTAACAAAAACTGCAGGAATTAACTTTAAACTGTTTTTCGTTGAAAATGTAAGGGATGCAAAATCTTACAGAATTGGTATAATGATGACAACACATACTCTTGATAAAAACGTTCCCGATATGTTCGAACTATGCCAGGAGTTActacttaattttaaacttgaaGATATGGGAAGACTTAAGATGTTTGTTGAGAACTACATTTCTACAGTATCCAAGAATATCTCAGTTAAAGGACATTTACACGCTATGCTAGGATCTGCTGCACTGGTAACCAGTGCATCGAAGTTAAAGTCTTTATTAACCGGCATTGATCACATTAGTTTCATGAAAGCGTATATTGAAGAAAATAGCACTGAGAATATACTAAATAGATTCCAAAACATTGGTACAAGAGCTTTCAGCAAAAGTAACTTACAAGTGGCAATAAACGCCTCAGAGGCTCAGCACCCCGCAGCCGTACAATGTTTGGAAAGATTCTTAAACTCATTACCAGCGAGTGAACAAGTAATAACCGATCAGGCTGTAGATTTTCTTAATCCTGTATCTTCTACACACCATTACCATATGAGTATTCCATTGAGTTATTGCGCCAAGTCATTTTTCGCAGTTCCGTATTTACATGAGGACCACCCAATATTACGAGTacttgcaaaatttatatcTTCCAAGTATTTATTACCTGTAGTGCGCGAGCAAAATGGAGCATATGGTGCAGCGCCAACATTGGATCTGAATGAATAG
- the LOC108608551 gene encoding protein phosphatase inhibitor 2 has protein sequence MEAEESVRGILKSGTATVVQSNMLKTAKFDELNVLATFHPADKDYGHMVIDEPKTPFVFDSDLDHDLDTETLMEKLRLAAQSETPAFGMDHDSDDSSDDEDYPESVEEKVRRLEFERRRKLHYKEFMSVPLARRLIADEFGEMNTSEAAVDEGLNLTESCLPEECHQTESEGNTESGSPLPSQITVRSTSMDYTPVVVVPEPGFAENHKCYHKLMAELNPSEIRLSQVSRASE, from the coding sequence ATGGAGGCGGAAGAGAGTGTGCGTGGAATATTGAAGAGTGGAACTGCCACAGTGGTGCAAAGCAATATGCTGAAGACAGCTAAATTTGATGAGTTAAACGTGTTGGCGACATTTCATCCGGCGGACAAGGACTACGGCCATATGGTCATTGATGAGCCAAAGACGCCATTTGTATTCGACTCTGATTTGGATCATGACCTAGACACGGAGACTTTGATGGAGAAACTGCGCCTGGCCGCACAGTCGGAGACGCCAGCCTTTGGCATGGACCACGACTCTGATGATTCGTCAGATGATGAAGACTATCCCGAGTCGGTGGAGGAGAAGGTGCGTCGCTTGGAGTTCGAACGTCGTCGCAAGCTGCACTACAAGGAGTTCATGTCCGTGCCGCTGGCACGTCGCCTCATTGCTGACGAGTTTGGTGAGATGAACACCTCCGAGGCCGCAGTAGATGAGGGACTTAACTTAACTGAGAGCTGCTTGCCGGAGGAGTGTCACCAGACAGAATCCGAAGGGAACACTGAATCGGGCAGTCCCCTGCCCTCGCAAATTACAGTTAGAAGCACTAGCATGGATTATACTCCAGTAGTAGTTGTCCCCGAGCCGGGCTTTGCTGAGAATCACAAGTGCTATCATAAGCTCATGGCCGAGCTGAATCCTAGTGAAATACGTTTGTCTCAAGTCTCACGTGCTTCCGAGTAA